From a region of the Falco peregrinus isolate bFalPer1 chromosome 5, bFalPer1.pri, whole genome shotgun sequence genome:
- the NKTR gene encoding NK-tumor recognition protein isoform X8 — protein MLAQRGTNLWKVLDTTPVLTDQKPSVSKSGRKIKGRGTIRYHTPPRSRSCSESDDDESSETPPHWKEEMQRLRTYRPPSGEKWSKGDKLSDPCTSRWDERSASRRSRSWSHNGYSDLSTVRYSSHHKKHRKEKKKVKHKKKSKKQKHFKKHKQMKKKKTSASSDVESSHSFLRRTKSSCDHERKSRSSSLSSRRSSRRDWSKSDKEDQSSSTLSSRGTRSYYRSRSRSKSRSYSRRSSRSRSASKSSRSRSRSRSSSNPRHQKTVSNSPRNISVRLNENKLSKTAEPVRAVILPSDKVVVPPVVPENLPVIPLSDSPPPSRWKPGQKPWKPSYERIQEMKAKTTHLIPTQTNYNLVVVKEANTSSSYRKQQRSSDSDRSGYSKYRSDRSSDSWQRSRSRSSRSRSYSRSYTRSRSPSSSRTKSHSSGRSPSLSKYHSDRSGCSESTSYYSLSDDDRHRNKRKSISSDQKARSLKLRQETSSESTLPYKCTKDYDESSQGLKESDSLSSSDFSTDSERSAKMKVVQEKEGRFRLEGDTQKQDKNSLSSERGEEKFKCEQDSDHAKKKAAKEKSSEQPRGGAKTKRKSYSGSKWDSESNSERGEARHNRGDSRPSSSKEEGEATSGSDTELSVTKRIKKQSNSSEGFLDSDCTWKTSKQLSSSESESSRSSSTNIRGKSKKHKQGLKKSLKKSHSKKAKEKSKGKKEKKHKVQKRKEMFHWQPPLEFGEEDDDEINEKPLTSDDKKERQPTRDIKDKKQVYEKDEIVKDKMGNGEKACADENLLGKNTTCGASPDRSNLNKDSIEINASTSILNSGINVITCKNEIKQAEESNQNGLEDVIQTDDNMEICTPDRNSPGKVDVDVLSPVILSAKPQALSASRNKDLQVETPEQDTVKLGNNIIDFINIKEEKEAGRQENNSAPVSSAKDCSIKSEVTENTQSNMTDNKWKPLQGVGNLQPATISPAAEVKNVASASEPKPAGLRIEIKAKNKVRPGSLFDEVRKTARLNRRPRNQESSSEEESPSRDDNSPSRSLSRSRSKSESKSRHRTRSVSYSHSRSRSRSSTYSYRSRSYTRSRSRGWYSRDRSRSRSSSYHSYKSRSRTYSRSRSRSSSYGHHSRSSRSYTYDSYYSRSRSRSKRSDSYRRSRSYDRRSRSYGSDSESDRSYSNNRSPSESSRYS, from the exons ATGTTAGCACAAAGAGGGACAAACCTGTG GAAAGTTCTTGATACTACGCCAGTTCTGACTGACCAGAAACCATCAGTCTCTAAATCTGGAcgaaaaataaaaggaagaggCACAATA CGATATCACACACCCCCTCGATCACGATCGTGTTCCGAATCAGATGATGACGAGAGCAGTGAGACCCCTCCTcactggaaagaggaaatgcagAGATTACGAACGTACAGACCACCTAGTGGAGAAAAATGGAGCAAAGGCGATAA GTTGAGTGACCCATGTACAAGCAGATGGGATGAAAGAAGTGCATCCCGGAGATCAAGATCCTGGTCACATAACGGTTATTCTGATCTAAGTACTGTGAGATATTCTAGCCATcacaaaaagcacaggaaagagaaaaagaaggtgaaacataaaaagaaatctaaaaagcaaaagcatttcaagaagcacaagcaaatgaaaaaaaagaaaacatcagccTCATCAGATGTAGAATCTTCTCATTCCTTCCTCAGGAGGACAAAATCATCTTGTGATCATGAGAGGAAATCTCGTTCTTCTTCATTGTCTTCTAGACGTTCATCCAGAAGAGACTGGTCTAAATCTGATAAGGAAGATCAGAGCTCATCAACTTTATCAAGCAGAGGGACTCGGTCATACTACAGGTCCAGATCTAGGTCTAAATCAAGATCTTATTCCCGAAGAAGTTCTAGATCAAGATCAGCCTCTAAATCGTCACGTTCTCGAAGTAGGTCAAGGTCAAGTTCTAACCCTAGGCATCAAAAGACAGTTTCCAATTCTCCACGAAACATTTCAGTAcgattaaatgaaaataagttgAGCAAGACTGCTGAGCCTGTAAGAGCAGTTATACTCCCAAGTGATAAAGTTGTCGTACCACCAGTTGTCCCAGAAAACCTCCCTGTTATACCCTTAAGTGATAGTCCACCGCCTTCAAGGTGGAAACCTGGGCAGAAACCATGGAAGCCATCTTATGAGAGAATTCAGGAGATGAAAGCTAAAACAACCCATTTAATACCCACACAAACTAATTACAATTTAGTAGTTGTTAAAGAGGCTAACACTTCTTCCTCATATCGTAAGCAACAAAGGAGTTCTGATAGCGATCGAAGCGGTTATTCCAAATATCGTAGTGACAGAAGCTCAGATAGTTGGCAGAGATCAAGAAGCAGGTCCTCTCGAAGCAGGTCATACTCAAGATCTTACACGAGATCCAGAAGTCCATCTAGCTCTAGGACAAAATCTCATTCTTCTGGCAGATCACCGTCACTGAGTAAATACCACAGTGATAGGTCAGGTTGTAGTGAATCAACATCTTACTATTCCCTTAGTGATGATGAtagacacagaaacaaaagaaaatccatatCAAGTGATCAAAAAGCTCGGTCTCTTAAACTGAGGCAAGAAACGAGCTCTGAAAGTACTCTCCCTTATAAGTGTACAAAAGACTACGATGAATCTTCTCAAGGACTGAAAGAGAGTGACAGTTTATCATCTTCAGACTTCTCTACTGACAGTGAGCGTTCTGCCAAAATGAAAGTAGTCCAAGAAAAAGAAGGCCGTTTTCGATTAGAAGGAGATACTCAGAAGCAGGATAAAAATAGCTTAAGTTctgagagaggggaggagaaatTTAAGTGTGAGCAGGATTCTGATCATgctaaaaagaaagcagctaagGAGAAATCTTCTGAGCAGCCTAGAGGCGGTGCAAAAACTAAACGAAAATCCTATTCGGGTAGTAAATGGGACTCTGAATCAAATTCTGAAAGAGGAGAGGCAAGACATAATAGGGGAGATTCCAGACCCTCCTCTAGtaaagaggaaggagaggccACATCAGGATCTGATACAGAGCTTAGCGTCACCAAAAGGATAAAAAAGCAATCAAATTCTTCAGAAGGCTTTCTGGATTCTGATTGTACATGGAAGACAAGCAAACAGTTGTCATCTTCTGAATCTGAGAGTTCTCGTTCTAGCTCAACAAACATTAGAGGAAAgtcaaaaaaacacaaacagggcttgaaaaaatctcttaaaaaatCACActccaaaaaagcaaaagaaaaatcaaaagggaaaaaggagaagaaacacaaagttcagaaaagaaaagaaatgtttcattgGCAACCCCCTCTGGAGTTTGGTGAAGAAGATGATGATGAGATAAATGAAAAGCCACTTACCAGTGATGATAAAAAAGAGAGGCAGCCTACCAGGGACATAAAGGATAAAAAGCAAGTTTATGAAAAGGATGAAATAGTCAAAGATAAAATGGGGAATGGTGAAAAGGCTTGTGCGGATGAAAACCTTTTAGGTAAAAACACTACATGTGGTGCCTCACCAGATCGCAGTAACCTCAATAAGGATAGCATTGAAATAAATGCTTCAACCAGTATTTTAAACTCAGGAATAAATGTGATCACTTGCAAGAATGAGATTAAACAGGCTGAGGAAAGTAACCAGAACGGATTGGAAGATGTTATTCAGACAGATGACAACATGGAGATTTGTACTCCTGATCGTAATTCACCAGGGAAGGTTGATGTGGACGTTTTGTCTCCTGTCATTCTCTCTGCTAAACCTCAGGCTTTAAGTGCTAGTAGAAACAAAGATTTACAGGTTGAGACCCCTGAACAAGATACTGTCAAGCTAGGAAACAATATTATAGactttattaatattaaagaagaaaaagaagcaggaagGCAAGAAAATAACTCTGCTCCTGTGTCTAGTGCTAAGGACTGTAGTATAAAAAGTGAAGTTACTGAAAATACGCAAAGCAATATGACAGATAATAAATGGAAGCCGTTGCAAGGTGTTGGTAATTTACAGCCAGCAACAATTAGTCCTGctgcagaagttaaaaatgTAGCTTCAGCATCAGAGCCTAAACCAGCAGGTTTAAGAattgaaataaaagctaaaaataaagtaagaCCTGGATCTCTGTTTGATGAAGTTAGAAAAACAGCACGGCTAAATCGAAGGCCAAGGAACCAAGAAAGTTCCAGTGAGGAAGAATCTCCCAGTAGAGATGACAATAGCCCCTCCAGGAGTCTCAGTAGGTCACGAAGTAAATCAGAGTCTAAATCCAGACACAGAACAAGGTCCGTATCTTACAGTCACTCAAGGAGTCGATCCCGAAGTTCTACATATTCATATAG GTCAAGGAGCTATACAAGAAGCCGAAGCAGAGGATGGTATAGTAGAGATCGGTCAAGAAGTCGAAGCAGTTCTTACCACAGTTACAAGAGTCGTAG TCGAACCTATAGTAGAAGTAGATCCAGAAGTAGTTCTTATGGTCATCACAGTCGATCCAG TAGGTCATACACGTATGATAGTTACTATAGCAGAAGTAGAAGTAGAAGTAAAAGGAGTGACAGCTATCGAAGATCTAGAAGTTATGATAGAAGGTCCAG ATCTTATGGCTCTGACAGTGAAAGCGATCGCAGTTACTCCAACAATCGAAGTCCTAGTGAAAGCAGCAGATATAGCTGA
- the NKTR gene encoding NK-tumor recognition protein isoform X7: MANRGKHTNGSQFFITTKPAPHLDGVHVVFGLVISGFEVIEQIENLKTDTASRPYADVRVIDCGVLVTKSAKDALEKKKKVCSDSEASDSSSSASSSSETSSGSEAENERSRRRKRKRRAKTKQSRKRRKEERRKEDPRCKRTSNQRCSLSDKSDITEKAVDVSTKRDKPVVRPEEIPPVPENRFLLRRDVPVVNVEPEPKVLDTTPVLTDQKPSVSKSGRKIKGRGTIRYHTPPRSRSCSESDDDESSETPPHWKEEMQRLRTYRPPSGEKWSKGDKLSDPCTSRWDERSASRRSRSWSHNGYSDLSTVRYSSHHKKHRKEKKKVKHKKKSKKQKHFKKHKQMKKKKTSASSDVESSHSFLRRTKSSCDHERKSRSSSLSSRRSSRRDWSKSDKEDQSSSTLSSRGTRSYYRSRSRSKSRSYSRRSSRSRSASKSSRSRSRSRSSSNPRHQKTVSNSPRNISVRLNENKLSKTAEPVRAVILPSDKVVVPPVVPENLPVIPLSDSPPPSRWKPGQKPWKPSYERIQEMKAKTTHLIPTQTNYNLVVVKEANTSSSYRKQQRSSDSDRSGYSKYRSDRSSDSWQRSRSRSSRSRSYSRSYTRSRSPSSSRTKSHSSGRSPSLSKYHSDRSGCSESTSYYSLSDDDRHRNKRKSISSDQKARSLKLRQETSSESTLPYKCTKDYDESSQGLKESDSLSSSDFSTDSERSAKMKVVQEKEGRFRLEGDTQKQDKNSLSSERGEEKFKCEQDSDHAKKKAAKEKSSEQPRGGAKTKRKSYSGSKWDSESNSERGEARHNRGDSRPSSSKEEGEATSGSDTELSVTKRIKKQSNSSEGFLDSDCTWKTSKQLSSSESESSRSSSTNIRGKSKKHKQGLKKSLKKSHSKKAKEKSKGKKEKKHKVQKRKEMFHWQPPLEFGEEDDDEINEKPLTSDDKKERQPTRDIKDKKQVYEKDEIVKDKMGNGEKACADENLLGKNTTCGASPDRSNLNKDSIEINASTSILNSGINVITCKNEIKQAEESNQNGLEDVIQTDDNMEICTPDRNSPGKVDVDVLSPVILSAKPQALSASRNKDLQVETPEQDTVKLGNNIIDFINIKEEKEAGRQENNSAPVSSAKDCSIKSEVTENTQSNMTDNKWKPLQGVGNLQPATISPAAEVKNVASASEPKPAGLRIEIKAKNKVRPGSLFDEVRKTARLNRRPRNQESSSEEESPSRDDNSPSRSLSRSRSKSESKSRHRTRSVSYSHSRSRSRSSTYSYRSRSYTRSRSRGWYSRDRSRSRSSSYHSYKSRSRTYSRSRSRSSSYGHHSRSSRSYTYDSYYSRSRSRSKRSDSYRRSRSYDRRSRSYGSDSESDRSYSNNRSPSESSRYS; the protein is encoded by the exons ATGGCAAACCGAGGGAAACATACCAATGGTTCCCAATTTTTCAT aacaacaaaacctgCTCCTCATCTCGATGG tgtaCATGTTGTCTTTGGACTggttatttctggttttgaagtaATAGAGCAAAtagaaaatctgaaaactgaTACTGCAAGTAGGCCCTATGCAGATGTGCGAGTTATTGACTGTGGAGTGCTTGTTACAAAATCGGCAAAAGATG CTttggagaagaagaagaaagtatgTTCTGACTCAGAAGCTTCAGACTCCTCCTCCAGTGCATCAAGCTCTTCAGAAACTTCATCTGGAAgtgaagctgaaaatgaaagaagcagaaggagaaagCGTAAAAGAAGAGCTAAAACCAAACaatcaagaaaaagaagaaaagaagagaggaggaaagaggatCCAAGGTGCAAGCGAACCTCAAACCAAAGATG cagccttTCTGACAAGAGTGAtataacagaaaaagcagtcGATGTTAGCACAAAGAGGGACAAACCTGTGGTACGTCCTGAAGAAATTCCCCCAGTGcctgaaaatagatttttgctAAGAAGAGATGTGCCTGTTGTCAATGTAGAACCCGAACC GAAAGTTCTTGATACTACGCCAGTTCTGACTGACCAGAAACCATCAGTCTCTAAATCTGGAcgaaaaataaaaggaagaggCACAATA CGATATCACACACCCCCTCGATCACGATCGTGTTCCGAATCAGATGATGACGAGAGCAGTGAGACCCCTCCTcactggaaagaggaaatgcagAGATTACGAACGTACAGACCACCTAGTGGAGAAAAATGGAGCAAAGGCGATAA GTTGAGTGACCCATGTACAAGCAGATGGGATGAAAGAAGTGCATCCCGGAGATCAAGATCCTGGTCACATAACGGTTATTCTGATCTAAGTACTGTGAGATATTCTAGCCATcacaaaaagcacaggaaagagaaaaagaaggtgaaacataaaaagaaatctaaaaagcaaaagcatttcaagaagcacaagcaaatgaaaaaaaagaaaacatcagccTCATCAGATGTAGAATCTTCTCATTCCTTCCTCAGGAGGACAAAATCATCTTGTGATCATGAGAGGAAATCTCGTTCTTCTTCATTGTCTTCTAGACGTTCATCCAGAAGAGACTGGTCTAAATCTGATAAGGAAGATCAGAGCTCATCAACTTTATCAAGCAGAGGGACTCGGTCATACTACAGGTCCAGATCTAGGTCTAAATCAAGATCTTATTCCCGAAGAAGTTCTAGATCAAGATCAGCCTCTAAATCGTCACGTTCTCGAAGTAGGTCAAGGTCAAGTTCTAACCCTAGGCATCAAAAGACAGTTTCCAATTCTCCACGAAACATTTCAGTAcgattaaatgaaaataagttgAGCAAGACTGCTGAGCCTGTAAGAGCAGTTATACTCCCAAGTGATAAAGTTGTCGTACCACCAGTTGTCCCAGAAAACCTCCCTGTTATACCCTTAAGTGATAGTCCACCGCCTTCAAGGTGGAAACCTGGGCAGAAACCATGGAAGCCATCTTATGAGAGAATTCAGGAGATGAAAGCTAAAACAACCCATTTAATACCCACACAAACTAATTACAATTTAGTAGTTGTTAAAGAGGCTAACACTTCTTCCTCATATCGTAAGCAACAAAGGAGTTCTGATAGCGATCGAAGCGGTTATTCCAAATATCGTAGTGACAGAAGCTCAGATAGTTGGCAGAGATCAAGAAGCAGGTCCTCTCGAAGCAGGTCATACTCAAGATCTTACACGAGATCCAGAAGTCCATCTAGCTCTAGGACAAAATCTCATTCTTCTGGCAGATCACCGTCACTGAGTAAATACCACAGTGATAGGTCAGGTTGTAGTGAATCAACATCTTACTATTCCCTTAGTGATGATGAtagacacagaaacaaaagaaaatccatatCAAGTGATCAAAAAGCTCGGTCTCTTAAACTGAGGCAAGAAACGAGCTCTGAAAGTACTCTCCCTTATAAGTGTACAAAAGACTACGATGAATCTTCTCAAGGACTGAAAGAGAGTGACAGTTTATCATCTTCAGACTTCTCTACTGACAGTGAGCGTTCTGCCAAAATGAAAGTAGTCCAAGAAAAAGAAGGCCGTTTTCGATTAGAAGGAGATACTCAGAAGCAGGATAAAAATAGCTTAAGTTctgagagaggggaggagaaatTTAAGTGTGAGCAGGATTCTGATCATgctaaaaagaaagcagctaagGAGAAATCTTCTGAGCAGCCTAGAGGCGGTGCAAAAACTAAACGAAAATCCTATTCGGGTAGTAAATGGGACTCTGAATCAAATTCTGAAAGAGGAGAGGCAAGACATAATAGGGGAGATTCCAGACCCTCCTCTAGtaaagaggaaggagaggccACATCAGGATCTGATACAGAGCTTAGCGTCACCAAAAGGATAAAAAAGCAATCAAATTCTTCAGAAGGCTTTCTGGATTCTGATTGTACATGGAAGACAAGCAAACAGTTGTCATCTTCTGAATCTGAGAGTTCTCGTTCTAGCTCAACAAACATTAGAGGAAAgtcaaaaaaacacaaacagggcttgaaaaaatctcttaaaaaatCACActccaaaaaagcaaaagaaaaatcaaaagggaaaaaggagaagaaacacaaagttcagaaaagaaaagaaatgtttcattgGCAACCCCCTCTGGAGTTTGGTGAAGAAGATGATGATGAGATAAATGAAAAGCCACTTACCAGTGATGATAAAAAAGAGAGGCAGCCTACCAGGGACATAAAGGATAAAAAGCAAGTTTATGAAAAGGATGAAATAGTCAAAGATAAAATGGGGAATGGTGAAAAGGCTTGTGCGGATGAAAACCTTTTAGGTAAAAACACTACATGTGGTGCCTCACCAGATCGCAGTAACCTCAATAAGGATAGCATTGAAATAAATGCTTCAACCAGTATTTTAAACTCAGGAATAAATGTGATCACTTGCAAGAATGAGATTAAACAGGCTGAGGAAAGTAACCAGAACGGATTGGAAGATGTTATTCAGACAGATGACAACATGGAGATTTGTACTCCTGATCGTAATTCACCAGGGAAGGTTGATGTGGACGTTTTGTCTCCTGTCATTCTCTCTGCTAAACCTCAGGCTTTAAGTGCTAGTAGAAACAAAGATTTACAGGTTGAGACCCCTGAACAAGATACTGTCAAGCTAGGAAACAATATTATAGactttattaatattaaagaagaaaaagaagcaggaagGCAAGAAAATAACTCTGCTCCTGTGTCTAGTGCTAAGGACTGTAGTATAAAAAGTGAAGTTACTGAAAATACGCAAAGCAATATGACAGATAATAAATGGAAGCCGTTGCAAGGTGTTGGTAATTTACAGCCAGCAACAATTAGTCCTGctgcagaagttaaaaatgTAGCTTCAGCATCAGAGCCTAAACCAGCAGGTTTAAGAattgaaataaaagctaaaaataaagtaagaCCTGGATCTCTGTTTGATGAAGTTAGAAAAACAGCACGGCTAAATCGAAGGCCAAGGAACCAAGAAAGTTCCAGTGAGGAAGAATCTCCCAGTAGAGATGACAATAGCCCCTCCAGGAGTCTCAGTAGGTCACGAAGTAAATCAGAGTCTAAATCCAGACACAGAACAAGGTCCGTATCTTACAGTCACTCAAGGAGTCGATCCCGAAGTTCTACATATTCATATAG GTCAAGGAGCTATACAAGAAGCCGAAGCAGAGGATGGTATAGTAGAGATCGGTCAAGAAGTCGAAGCAGTTCTTACCACAGTTACAAGAGTCGTAG TCGAACCTATAGTAGAAGTAGATCCAGAAGTAGTTCTTATGGTCATCACAGTCGATCCAG TAGGTCATACACGTATGATAGTTACTATAGCAGAAGTAGAAGTAGAAGTAAAAGGAGTGACAGCTATCGAAGATCTAGAAGTTATGATAGAAGGTCCAG ATCTTATGGCTCTGACAGTGAAAGCGATCGCAGTTACTCCAACAATCGAAGTCCTAGTGAAAGCAGCAGATATAGCTGA
- the NKTR gene encoding NK-tumor recognition protein isoform X9, which translates to MQRLRTYRPPSGEKWSKGDKLSDPCTSRWDERSASRRSRSWSHNGYSDLSTVRYSSHHKKHRKEKKKVKHKKKSKKQKHFKKHKQMKKKKTSASSDVESSHSFLRRTKSSCDHERKSRSSSLSSRRSSRRDWSKSDKEDQSSSTLSSRGTRSYYRSRSRSKSRSYSRRSSRSRSASKSSRSRSRSRSSSNPRHQKTVSNSPRNISVRLNENKLSKTAEPVRAVILPSDKVVVPPVVPENLPVIPLSDSPPPSRWKPGQKPWKPSYERIQEMKAKTTHLIPTQTNYNLVVVKEANTSSSYRKQQRSSDSDRSGYSKYRSDRSSDSWQRSRSRSSRSRSYSRSYTRSRSPSSSRTKSHSSGRSPSLSKYHSDRSGCSESTSYYSLSDDDRHRNKRKSISSDQKARSLKLRQETSSESTLPYKCTKDYDESSQGLKESDSLSSSDFSTDSERSAKMKVVQEKEGRFRLEGDTQKQDKNSLSSERGEEKFKCEQDSDHAKKKAAKEKSSEQPRGGAKTKRKSYSGSKWDSESNSERGEARHNRGDSRPSSSKEEGEATSGSDTELSVTKRIKKQSNSSEGFLDSDCTWKTSKQLSSSESESSRSSSTNIRGKSKKHKQGLKKSLKKSHSKKAKEKSKGKKEKKHKVQKRKEMFHWQPPLEFGEEDDDEINEKPLTSDDKKERQPTRDIKDKKQVYEKDEIVKDKMGNGEKACADENLLGKNTTCGASPDRSNLNKDSIEINASTSILNSGINVITCKNEIKQAEESNQNGLEDVIQTDDNMEICTPDRNSPGKVDVDVLSPVILSAKPQALSASRNKDLQVETPEQDTVKLGNNIIDFINIKEEKEAGRQENNSAPVSSAKDCSIKSEVTENTQSNMTDNKWKPLQGVGNLQPATISPAAEVKNVASASEPKPAGLRIEIKAKNKVRPGSLFDEVRKTARLNRRPRNQESSSEEESPSRDDNSPSRSLSRSRSKSESKSRHRTRSVSYSHSRSRSRSSTYSYRSRSYTRSRSRGWYSRDRSRSRSSSYHSYKSRSRTYSRSRSRSSSYGHHSRSSRSYTYDSYYSRSRSRSKRSDSYRRSRSYDRRSRSYGSDSESDRSYSNNRSPSESSRYS; encoded by the exons atgcagAGATTACGAACGTACAGACCACCTAGTGGAGAAAAATGGAGCAAAGGCGATAA GTTGAGTGACCCATGTACAAGCAGATGGGATGAAAGAAGTGCATCCCGGAGATCAAGATCCTGGTCACATAACGGTTATTCTGATCTAAGTACTGTGAGATATTCTAGCCATcacaaaaagcacaggaaagagaaaaagaaggtgaaacataaaaagaaatctaaaaagcaaaagcatttcaagaagcacaagcaaatgaaaaaaaagaaaacatcagccTCATCAGATGTAGAATCTTCTCATTCCTTCCTCAGGAGGACAAAATCATCTTGTGATCATGAGAGGAAATCTCGTTCTTCTTCATTGTCTTCTAGACGTTCATCCAGAAGAGACTGGTCTAAATCTGATAAGGAAGATCAGAGCTCATCAACTTTATCAAGCAGAGGGACTCGGTCATACTACAGGTCCAGATCTAGGTCTAAATCAAGATCTTATTCCCGAAGAAGTTCTAGATCAAGATCAGCCTCTAAATCGTCACGTTCTCGAAGTAGGTCAAGGTCAAGTTCTAACCCTAGGCATCAAAAGACAGTTTCCAATTCTCCACGAAACATTTCAGTAcgattaaatgaaaataagttgAGCAAGACTGCTGAGCCTGTAAGAGCAGTTATACTCCCAAGTGATAAAGTTGTCGTACCACCAGTTGTCCCAGAAAACCTCCCTGTTATACCCTTAAGTGATAGTCCACCGCCTTCAAGGTGGAAACCTGGGCAGAAACCATGGAAGCCATCTTATGAGAGAATTCAGGAGATGAAAGCTAAAACAACCCATTTAATACCCACACAAACTAATTACAATTTAGTAGTTGTTAAAGAGGCTAACACTTCTTCCTCATATCGTAAGCAACAAAGGAGTTCTGATAGCGATCGAAGCGGTTATTCCAAATATCGTAGTGACAGAAGCTCAGATAGTTGGCAGAGATCAAGAAGCAGGTCCTCTCGAAGCAGGTCATACTCAAGATCTTACACGAGATCCAGAAGTCCATCTAGCTCTAGGACAAAATCTCATTCTTCTGGCAGATCACCGTCACTGAGTAAATACCACAGTGATAGGTCAGGTTGTAGTGAATCAACATCTTACTATTCCCTTAGTGATGATGAtagacacagaaacaaaagaaaatccatatCAAGTGATCAAAAAGCTCGGTCTCTTAAACTGAGGCAAGAAACGAGCTCTGAAAGTACTCTCCCTTATAAGTGTACAAAAGACTACGATGAATCTTCTCAAGGACTGAAAGAGAGTGACAGTTTATCATCTTCAGACTTCTCTACTGACAGTGAGCGTTCTGCCAAAATGAAAGTAGTCCAAGAAAAAGAAGGCCGTTTTCGATTAGAAGGAGATACTCAGAAGCAGGATAAAAATAGCTTAAGTTctgagagaggggaggagaaatTTAAGTGTGAGCAGGATTCTGATCATgctaaaaagaaagcagctaagGAGAAATCTTCTGAGCAGCCTAGAGGCGGTGCAAAAACTAAACGAAAATCCTATTCGGGTAGTAAATGGGACTCTGAATCAAATTCTGAAAGAGGAGAGGCAAGACATAATAGGGGAGATTCCAGACCCTCCTCTAGtaaagaggaaggagaggccACATCAGGATCTGATACAGAGCTTAGCGTCACCAAAAGGATAAAAAAGCAATCAAATTCTTCAGAAGGCTTTCTGGATTCTGATTGTACATGGAAGACAAGCAAACAGTTGTCATCTTCTGAATCTGAGAGTTCTCGTTCTAGCTCAACAAACATTAGAGGAAAgtcaaaaaaacacaaacagggcttgaaaaaatctcttaaaaaatCACActccaaaaaagcaaaagaaaaatcaaaagggaaaaaggagaagaaacacaaagttcagaaaagaaaagaaatgtttcattgGCAACCCCCTCTGGAGTTTGGTGAAGAAGATGATGATGAGATAAATGAAAAGCCACTTACCAGTGATGATAAAAAAGAGAGGCAGCCTACCAGGGACATAAAGGATAAAAAGCAAGTTTATGAAAAGGATGAAATAGTCAAAGATAAAATGGGGAATGGTGAAAAGGCTTGTGCGGATGAAAACCTTTTAGGTAAAAACACTACATGTGGTGCCTCACCAGATCGCAGTAACCTCAATAAGGATAGCATTGAAATAAATGCTTCAACCAGTATTTTAAACTCAGGAATAAATGTGATCACTTGCAAGAATGAGATTAAACAGGCTGAGGAAAGTAACCAGAACGGATTGGAAGATGTTATTCAGACAGATGACAACATGGAGATTTGTACTCCTGATCGTAATTCACCAGGGAAGGTTGATGTGGACGTTTTGTCTCCTGTCATTCTCTCTGCTAAACCTCAGGCTTTAAGTGCTAGTAGAAACAAAGATTTACAGGTTGAGACCCCTGAACAAGATACTGTCAAGCTAGGAAACAATATTATAGactttattaatattaaagaagaaaaagaagcaggaagGCAAGAAAATAACTCTGCTCCTGTGTCTAGTGCTAAGGACTGTAGTATAAAAAGTGAAGTTACTGAAAATACGCAAAGCAATATGACAGATAATAAATGGAAGCCGTTGCAAGGTGTTGGTAATTTACAGCCAGCAACAATTAGTCCTGctgcagaagttaaaaatgTAGCTTCAGCATCAGAGCCTAAACCAGCAGGTTTAAGAattgaaataaaagctaaaaataaagtaagaCCTGGATCTCTGTTTGATGAAGTTAGAAAAACAGCACGGCTAAATCGAAGGCCAAGGAACCAAGAAAGTTCCAGTGAGGAAGAATCTCCCAGTAGAGATGACAATAGCCCCTCCAGGAGTCTCAGTAGGTCACGAAGTAAATCAGAGTCTAAATCCAGACACAGAACAAGGTCCGTATCTTACAGTCACTCAAGGAGTCGATCCCGAAGTTCTACATATTCATATAG GTCAAGGAGCTATACAAGAAGCCGAAGCAGAGGATGGTATAGTAGAGATCGGTCAAGAAGTCGAAGCAGTTCTTACCACAGTTACAAGAGTCGTAG TCGAACCTATAGTAGAAGTAGATCCAGAAGTAGTTCTTATGGTCATCACAGTCGATCCAG TAGGTCATACACGTATGATAGTTACTATAGCAGAAGTAGAAGTAGAAGTAAAAGGAGTGACAGCTATCGAAGATCTAGAAGTTATGATAGAAGGTCCAG ATCTTATGGCTCTGACAGTGAAAGCGATCGCAGTTACTCCAACAATCGAAGTCCTAGTGAAAGCAGCAGATATAGCTGA